CTTGCCTAAAAAATGTAAGTAACAAGAGTTTTTATAATTTCACGATTATGAAATGTATGATTAATCATGAAAAATTCGTATTTTTGGGATCTGCGTTTGTCTATTCGTAGTTTTGTTTATCTACTGTCAAATTTTGATATTAGTTCGTtgtctttgttttttttttttttgaaaataacactcctcaaattaaataaaaataaaaataaaagattgaAATTCGATTTGGAAATCCATGTACGGAACAGATGCACTTGGTTTCGTCAAAAAAGTTGCAATAAATTAGTTCATTTGCTTTGACTAATGAAATCTACAAATCGTAGgctttagaaaaaaaaaaaaaaactacagtAATTTATAAATTCTTGATTCGCATCTTAGCAAGAAATAATTTGGAATATTGACATTATATAACTACTTTTCAAGATTCTTttcttttgattatatatatattaactgGTCTAATTTAATGGTACACGAACAACAATAATTTGAATTCAAATATGTAATATCATCTTTTAGTGTCGGAAAACATCGTCGATTGCAACCACTTTATTAGTATTAGTACATCGACGCACATGTTGTGTTTTTGTACaatgtttttttataattaatttgttttatatttaaatgaggatcaaaatatacTTATAAAAAATAGTGAGAGATTACATTGTCATATTGAaatatgaattaaaaaaataaataaaaaaaagaaagtaaaaataaaaagaccCAATTGGGAATAAAACCTGCAAATTTTTGCTTAGAAAATAAAGACTCTATTCACTAAGTTAAAATAacttaaatcaaaattttagcattttctatatatatatatatatatatatatatatatatatatatatatatatatatattctgaagCAACGGTGCTTGTCACAAAGACAAAAAGTTTCAAACAGAAGGaagcatttttttatttttttttgcaattAGAATGAAACATTTTTACTTGAGTAATATATGCTCTGTTTGTATTCTTTTCGATTAAAGGAAAAGGAATATTTACATACATGTATCTCTATATATGTGGATGTAACAGTTATAATAGGATATAATATTAAGTTTTTATGTTAACAAAAAAAGGACAAATCAAGAGTTATGTCATGGACATTCATATGTTACATGCTTCAAGAACCAAATTGGGAATATTTCGCCCTACTTTATGGGGCACCGCCTCATGAGAAGATCAAAGGCACAGTTTTAACCACACATATGCGAGGTCCATCAATTCATATGTGGGGTCCACCAAAttcttcaaaatcaacggcCCAGATCCTGTGAGGGCACTGTCCCCACAAGTAGCATCGACCTTTCCATTTAATAAACAAAGGCATGGAGTCTCAAGAAAATCAAATATAACTGTTGAAAGATAATGTTATAAACTGGAAGAATTTTCGAAATAAAGAGTGTGATCGCACACATGTAGATGATTTTTTCAACATTATTAAAATGCATCAACATTTTTTAATCATCATAGATGTTAGTTCTATGAAGCATTTAAGTATCCATCTTTATCCTCACGCTTCACCACTGCATCTGCTAGACCAAGGAGCACCTACGAGCATCAGAGTATGATTTCAACTTCCACATTATGTTATCAAGATCAATGTGCTCGACCTTGCATCCATGCTCAACTTTCATACCAGTCCAACTCAGTAGATGAAAGAAGAATATTTAAAAGAAGTGAGTGTTTTCTCCAAACTTGTCGTTTGGTAGATCGGGTAGGGATTGTGTCCCGACGAATTGAAAGTGCTAGGAGTTTTAACTGAGAGTGTGACGTCAGTTGGATCGTGTTTGTACAACTGTGTAGTATAAATCGAAGTCTTCTAATGGAAACTTtcggaaatggaggaaagaGAGATATTGTTAGATTCAATCCTCGAACTTCCAGAAATAAATTCATGTATTTTTCCACTTGTTTGATATAATTAGTGATGTGCTGTCGTTGACTACCAAATTAACTCTTatccttttaaataaaaacgagtGTAATGATGAGTGGTCGAATCCACAAGAAACGGTAGATTTAttctttttataataaaaataaaaaaagagggatttattttgataattactaaataaaataaccaaAGCAAAATTACCAAGCAAGAAAGACACTAAATCTAGAATTTAAACTTAATTGACGAGAAAGGAAATTCTACTATTTAATATCTCAATGTTCATCGGTTAACCAATGATTTATTCATGTTATTTCAAGCAATTAACGTTAGAAtaatagggatagccgctaaaattcttgtgtttttctaaattaattaaccaaacccagcatccagtcaaaacttaccaATAATTAACTaggcacgatagcgttccatattaattaaagatagTATTTTAGTTTCGTGAAAACAtttaatcctaaaatctaacaaccgGGATAGCTGCAATTGGAATATCTAGTTCCgtcgatttatttagattacaCATGTTATGATAGCACCACACATCTAACATATTGCTACTCAcgtaccaatcgttcatgacaattaaagatcactgaattcatggttagcattagaaaatcatacatcaaattaaattgtcagattaattgacgtataacattcatataattaaatcataaatcaacgaatatttgggcaaacaagaataataaattaaagtgcaaaatcctcacagtgataaaattaaaatagtagATTATCCCTTGAATCAGACTAAGAAAATTAGCCTAATATAGTTTGATCTACAATATCCATAAAAGTTAAATAACATTAGAAAAGAGAGTGCAAACTAATTAAGAGATAATGAAGAAAATTCCAGCGCAGCCTTCACGTGTGATTTTTCTCCTTAATTCTTCCGTTGTTGTTGGAGAGTAGGGAGTTGTCGAAAAAAAGAATTCTGGAGTCAGCCGCCTCTCTTGTTCTTGTTTTTGTGATTTGGGTCTAAAATTAAGCTAAAAAACCAACTAATCTCTTAATTAACCTTAAagcttaaaatataaaataatagataatatctTATCTAGAgtttctgtcacgccccgagagcggggttagttgacaccgacgtcgtttaacaatcacacaattgaaacgaccagcctcgtagcatagtataaaccgaaaaccagtttattattcataatttctcaaaaaacaactgtctttacaactgaattaaaataaatctgcggaagcgtcttacataaaatttaaatttgctaacttaaaaaaaaatctctAATATTAAATCTCGAAATAACAATtattcaccagccccaaaattgctcagattcttcttcttctacctgttcttcggatttatctggggaagattgtaaggggtgagtattttgggaatactcagcaaaTGGGGGAATTTGAATACCACATAACATTTTACAACATTTTCgaaacatacatataaatacaacatgcttttcataatcgtaacatcgtattcataacataataacactgcgatttttccaccttctatggtttactgatatcagtccctaagttttgatcctctaagggggcgagaccgtaaaacagttctatcccactgttaggggccatatgttggaattccacccattttcagggaatcctcacagtgccACTCCAAAAACGTACCAACTTTCGTAAAAACGTATAGGCAAACGACGATACTCGACCGCATTTTTAAACCAAAAGCCGAAAAATTTAATATgcataaaaccgaaatttaaaacagtccacttaccttaaattcttgaaaaactagggttcttcgaAATTCCTACTTCCCTGGCTGGACGgcggcagcgcttcgctgtGCTCGAAAACTCCTAAGGAGACTAGGGGgagattctcgaaaatttgGTGAAATTTTAGGTGTGATTTTTGAGTCTACAGggcctcctatttataggggttggctgctatcgTGATCGAGTGATATCGCGATGAAATCTGGCTTAAATCTTTTATCTCAAATCGTGATCTATCCGTGATATGTtcaaaaattaaatcttttatcccatacaaatttcgaaatttgatAATAATCTGATATGATCCCGATTGTACAGAATCCCGGGTTTTACAATTTCCCACATAGAATTTCAACTAAATTAGACACCataattaattctttcaaatctTGTATAATCTTCAAAAAATCAGATTCTTCACTTCTTGCAATTTTAGACAGCTGAAACATAATGACAAGGCGTGGTCACGCCTTGTTCCTGGACCTCTTCTGGTTTGTTCATTCTCTTTCAACACTGGTCATTCTCTTTCAACACTCTATCTTGGGTTCTTCCTACTCGGCTTCAATCATGCTTCGTCCGTGGTTTGGTGCACCAGCTGGTCTGTCCAAAGCGTATGATTACTTTGTTCAAGCTAAAGGCAAATGGACATGGAAAAGCTTACTGTCTCGGTCATGCAGCAACAGTTTATCATGTATGGAACATGCGTAATTGAGTGATATTCGAAGCAGAAAAGCCATAAATCGAGGACATCATAAGAAAGATTAAGATTCACACTTACAGATGAATACCATGTGCTACTGATCTTTTTTCTTCACATTGATGTATACATGGTGGTGTACTGATTACTGATATTTGTATCTCCTGAAGATGCCCAACGTATCTGTACTATTAActttttacatattttaatgaatttttcattaaaaaaaagaatataTGACAATTTTGATGGTGTCAACATAGGTAACAATCAAATACTATTTACACCTGATATTAAAATCAACATGgttttttaaacattaaaataaattaaactgGGAATTTAAAATGCCAAATAAAGTGTGAGtcagataattttttttaaaaaaaatcatgactGTCAGGAGAAAATATATTGATCAATAGCTTGATGTGTATCGATATATAAGCTTAGTCTTGATGTTTACACATATGATCAAAGTTGTTGACAAGAACGTAAATATATTGtcgaatatataattttaattgatAATAGGATGTAGATAATTGTATCTCAAAATAAAagggaaaaataaaattacaattttaacATTATTGGAATAATAGTATTTTATTCTTATGCTTCAACCTCGAACAATCCACCAACGTTTTTTGTTtgccaaaattttaattttagccCTTTGTGGTGTTCTGTTTTATATTGTAGTCCCATAATTTGTCAAAGTTTGTGTTTATATGGTAATTTTGATTGTTTtttgttttggttttttttattattattattattatattgttTATTTGACATCAATGTTCTCTTATATGGCTCAGGTAACAAGAATAAAGTTTATATTATATACAATAAAATAtacataaacaaaaataaaagaaaacgaCAAACTTTTTTATTCTCATTTTgaattatttgattttgttttattttatcgTTCTCATTTTTTTATCGGTGAATTTTAACATAACGAACAGATAATTGATGATAAATAGATTATATTTGATAGATTTAGTGATTTCAGGAAAAAAATCCAAGTTATAACCAAATTTTGTcagattatattattaaaacaaaaaaaaaactaatttataaaaataaaaatataattttttcaattttatttttttagcacTGCTAAATTACGGATTATAAACTTGAGTTATAATTAATTCGATTTCTCTCACTTTGTCgaagtaaacaaacaaggaacaAAGTCTCTGGCTTACTTCAGAATCTCCAAATTTTCGAAGAATTCGGCATTCTTGAAAGTTGAATCTTGGTCAAATCATTGAAACTCACTGAGAAGTATTGACCCTATTCGGAAGCTTAATCCACTTCATCAATGGCTTCCATTTTATCTCACCCACCAAAGATCGGCGTATTATATCATGTGAAGTCCCACATTAAATTCCCAGTTGCAAGAACCCATTTTTCTTCGCTTCCGATCGAGAACGTTTACATAAAGTCGGAATCTTTGCTTTCGTGTCGGGCTTTACCTCTTCTGGGCAGTTCCCGAATTACTGTAACAAGGGCTTCAGCGAGTGATTTTCTTGAAACTATTGAAAATGACGAGTCTCCGAGGGGTGCTGCGGAGAAACCAGTGAAATTTCTTTTATGGGTGTTATTATGGGCATCTGTATCCATTGGGTTGTATGCCTTTTCTGGGAATGCTAAGGCTTCTGCGCCTGCTGATTCCATTAGGGCTTCAGGCTTTGGTGTAAAAGTTGCTAATACTTTGCGGGCTTCGGGCTGGCCCGACGAGGCTGTTGTATTTGCTCTGGCGACGCTTCCGGTTATTGAGCTGCGTGGAGCAATTCCTGTTGGTTATTGGCTGCAACTCAAGCCTGTTGTGTTAACTGTGCTGTCTGTTCTTGGGTTAGTCTCACTGTCTCAGATATTCCCAGATTTTGCATATAATTTCATGTCTTCTTTTCTTTAACTAATTTTGAACCAAATTTACTGGTTTCTAGTTTGTCTTTCAAACACAATCTTAATGTAAAAGGAGGAATTATGTAAGGAAGCTATTGGCTTATCTTCTGAATGGGAATTTTGGAAATATAGCTGTTATGTGCTGCAATTGCAGGAACATGGTGCCTGTGCCATTTATTATACTGTACCTGAAAAAGGTTGCGGCCTTTCTCACTGGAAAGAATCAAACTGCTTCTCGATTCATTGACATGTTATTCAAGAGGGCCAAAGAGAAGGCCGGACCTGTCAAAGAATTTCAATGGCTTGGGTTGATGCTATTTGTGGCAGTGCCGTTCCCTGGGACTGGAGCTTGGACTGGAGCCTTTATCGCATCTATATTGGATATGCCATTCTGGTCCGGTGTCTCAGCGAATTTTGTTGGTGTTGTATTAGCCGGTCTTCTGGTAAACTTGCTGGTTAACCTTGGACTTAGATACGCCATTGTGACGGGTATAATTCTATTCATAATCTCCACATTCATGTGGAGCATCCTTCGAAGTCTCAAGAAATCTTTATCCGTTGATTGATGCAAGAATAAGTAGTATGTGACAATCGACAATATGTTTTCTTGTTATCAGCTTATTTACTGATTCATAGTAATCATGATTATTATTACATCAGTTACTAAGGAACTTAAGTAGTATGAGCTCTCATTTgagatatattattattttgatctTTCCATATTTTGTACATCCCTCTTTGTTGAATTCACGTGAGAAGTTTGGGAAACAAAAGACTGCCTAATCTATGATCCTGTATACCCTTCTGGCTTGCCAACTGCTGGCGTTCTGGTTCTAGCTTTGACCTTTCTGCTTATAATTAACACTGGTGGTTTGATTTCAATTCACGCTGATTTCAAGTCGTTCAGGGCCATCAACTGAACACATTCTGCTGTACACAAAAATTTGGCTTGTAATATGCGCGCTACACGTACATTGTCCAGGGCCGTCTACTCAAGGACCACATCGAATACTTGATAACTGAGACACACGTCTTCTATATTGTTTCTCTTAATCACATCTCTTTTTCCTAGCCACAAATGACTTAACCAAGTGTTCCATGTGTGATTACTGATTATCAACACCGGGTTTCCTTCAACTCGTGGTGTAACTCACTCCATAGATTTATGGAGATTTCGATATGACCGTATATTTACTGAAAATTCTTTGGGAAAAAATAGTATCCATTTCTTGTTCAGGATTGTGTAGAAAGGCTTCTATGTGAAATATTAGATTTGTACTCGTTGCAGTTTCCTTGTTTCCTGCCTTAATCATGTTAAGTTGGGCTTTTACATGTTTTAGTAGTACGATTTTTTAACAAGTTTGCTTTTAAATGTTTAAGTAGCCCAATTTATAAAAATGTTGGGCTGTGAACTGTACCGAAAATGTATAGTCCGAGTCTCATTGTTCAAAGCCCAAATCATGACTCCTCGAGGCTAATGGCTATGCCATTTGTATTGAAAATGTGGcgatgaaataaaattttagaaattaatAAGTTCGTGTAAAGATACATATTTCGAAACCGGTCGAGCTCGAATCGAGCTTTTGAAATTTTCCATGTCCGTTTATAGGCTAGTCATGTTCGAGCTGCTCATTGAGTTGGTTTACAATTGATCAAATTTATGAGTTGGTTTACAATTGATCAAATTTAggatgagtaggtctcttgtgagacagtctcacaaatctttatctgtgagtaGGGTCAACCCTTATTGATATTCACAATTAAAAGTAATAcacttaatataaaaaataatacttggatgatccaaataagatattaatatcataaaatatgacctgtaagaccgtctcacacaaacttTTGTCATTTAGGATTAGATAGCGACTAGGGTATTGTATTTTATTATGGAGAGAAGGTTGATTTGAATATTATAGAATGATAAAGATAattgtatataaaaatatatgttttaaattttgaaagctTAAGTTCCTCTACCAAACTGATCAGTCAAACCAtcgaaatatatattttctataattctcccaatataaaataaataaatcgtaCAAAGGAAAAAAGAGAAGATAGATCTCGTGTTCTCGACTACTTAATGCGACAATGACCGCTTTCCACTATAGTGGACCACTTGACTTTGAAAGCGCTTTTTATGAGAGGATTTGCCTCCTCGAAAGCGGATTCCAGTACATTTatttgttaattaattaaatttaattatgaaaCCTAATCAGTTTGACTGCGGATTAAACCTGCCTGGAAAACATATAGATCGTAATCCGCGTTGGGAACATTAACTAACGTGATGTTTATTctcttaatattattattttttatgacgtGAGAACTTGTCGCCATTATTTTCCGGTAATTATTTGGATTAATGTATTACTTTGTAAGTCACGTTGGTCAGAAAAACCATTGGGCAAATCATATACAGTATGTTCGTCCGAGAAAATATTGACAGAGAAATTGAACAATTATTGACTAAATATTCATCTTTGTTTGGGTTACTATATGTTATTTGTTTTGGCCTAACATTATACAAATCTTGAATTGACCAAATATTAGCATAAATTTAGTTAAATTTACCGAAGTTGGACTGGAGTATATATGATTAATGATGAGTGTGAGACCGACGGAATGGCTCCACTTCGAGAGGAGAAATCAGAAGAGTTCAGTGGTTCCGGTTATATTTGAATATATTTGTCGATAGTAAAATATTTGTTGTATTGGTAACATATTTTAAGCAAATTTGGTTACGGCATAAACAGACTTTCAAGTTCAATGAAATTTTAACATGGACGTTCGGATCAAAATTATAACTATAATTGGCGAAATATTACTTGGAGCCAATCAGAATAAACATTCGATACATTTATCAACGGTCATAATTTTATGAAAACGACAAATGATCGATCCTATAAATGTTGATTAACATGGATTGTGAGGAGATCAGTTGTTGGGCTGTAATAGTTGTCCTCAAGAGAAGATCGGTCGAaatgttatatatttttaagaTTTGAGTTACGAAATAAAAAATTCATCACATCTATCAATCATTTATGTGATTTAATTTTAACATGTCTTCTTTTACTCATTTTCCCGAGTATGTTCAAATACAATTTTCATCCTCTCTCACAATGATTCCCCTCCCCTCTACGTTTTCTTCATCGAGTTTTATTTTCTATTGCTTGTACttttttttcgtaattttatcaTTACAACTTCAAATGTTATAAAAATCATTCTTTTAGCTCAAATTCGTTCCAAAACCATAAAATTttccaataaaaaaaaattaacacaaAAGTGTAACAAGTAAGCATGTCAAAAATTAAAACAATGAGAAATATATatgataacaaaaatacaaactatTACGAACCTATCTTGTATATATCGATTCGGTTTCGACAATCATAACGTGTGTGGATCTAGTCAGGGGCGGAGCCACCCTTGGGCTAGGGTGGGCTCCAGCCCCACCTAtcattctataaaaaaaattaatattttaaaatatatattttttcagcccatatgaaaattaaaacaaattttttataagtttttattttttttttatttttgtagtctcatgtttaaaaattaaaaataaaacaattttcataaatcataattcatTACTATTTATTGGTTGTTTATTGTCGTATGTTATGAAATTATGCAACTTTgagataaaaaaattcaacgactctaaaattatattgaatatttagaTGTGATTATTCAAGTTGCAATAATATTATCTTATGATGTATATGAATTTTGGAATTTGAATTTTTACCCTAAAAATCTATTGTTGCATATTTTTGGAATGATAATCAATTGGTTGAAATATATAATGATTGTTGATGTGCAATTATTATTGGGCTTGTTTTGTGATTTTTCTATTTCTAATAACCAAAAAttgaaggcaaaaacttgtgtgagacggtctcacgggtcgtattttgttagacggatctttatttggataatccatgaaaaagtattactttttatgcttagagtattactttttattgtgaatatgggtggggttgacccgtctcacagattgagatccgtgagacggtctcacatgagacctactcaaaattGAATAagtatgaaatttgaaaaagtcggtttaattttttaaaatataggtTAGTTCGGTTCGAattcattttttaatataaaatttcggttaacataaaaaaactaaacttttataaataaaattaatattattaagtttTTTAATAAAGTTCTGAGTTCATAAAGATATAAATATTAcaatttctaataaaatttattaatttaaatttattatttaatttaatttttatattgcgattttttatttaaaacataattattataaaaaaattctaaaatttcgGTTGATTGTGTTACTGATCGAAATAATCGATTTTTTCGATTTGGTTTGTTAGGTTTTCGTAGTAAagttcggtcggttcggtttgtTAGAAAAAAGTTCAGTTAATTCGATTTTAGAATATTCGGTTTGATTTTAACTGAATTCATTACTGTCAATACAGGATGGAGCCAGCCCTAGGTATTTAAGATTCCTGGCTCCGCCCCTGGATCTAGTTTTGAAATCATGATATGGCTCAcccttaaatatattttaatttacttttgTTTACATAAATTCCTTATAAATAGTTTTTTACCTTAATTTACACGTGAATGTTTTTTTTaactataatttaaataattttttctagTCCTAATTTTAAAATCATCCTTCCATTTGCTGATTTTGTACATTAACTTCGTGTCTATGCTTTATTACATCACCACTTATTTTACGTGGTAATCATAATCCATTGGATTGTGGTCAACAACCTACATGTTCATCTCGaggaatttaaaaatatttccaCATTTTTGCCGTTAATTTTACGTCATTTATAATTCGTGAcgtaataaatcattttaaacatcTATTTTTAACATATGTGAGACGTGGTGTtacgaaaaaaatataaaatctagTTAGGATGAGCACGTTCAATcgcgcaaaaaaaaaaaaaaccaataagAATTCAAAACACAAAAGTTAAATACAGCAATAAATTATAGATTATTGAAAGttggatattaattctaatatatattagttttgatatgttgcaTATATACTGTGTACATTTATATGAACATCGATGATGCATGTCACTATATATTGAATGCATaattttttaatgttttatcACGTCCAATAGATGAGTGACACCACACAAAATATTAGTAATATAAATATAAGTTGAACCTTGAGGAACAACTGAGTTGGTTGAATATGTGAAGCTTGGAGTTAAGGTTCTGAATTCGAATCCCGTGAAAGACTCTTTTTTAGTCTAGCTGCAGTCTTCTGCTTGATATTAGTAAtgtatatttcaattttttacaATCTAGTAATTTTTCTTTGAGATTGTAAATGTGATATTTCATACGCGAGCGCCATTTTTTCATTAAGTTCGCGttagataaaaaatatgaagaatttttttattatttttaaaaaaaatacataaacaaaaataacgaAATAAGACTAAAGACAAGATCGAACTTGTGTGAGAgagtctcacgagtcgtattttgtgagattaaACTTTTagttgggtcatcaatgaaaaaatattacttttattgttaatagtattactttttattgtaaatatcggtagggttaaccCGTTTCACGAAAAAAATTCGTAAGATCATCTTACAAAAGACCCACTCAAAACTAAAATTTGACTATATAGataatcaaaatcataaaaacacaaatataaatattcaaaattgcagttttccaaaaaaaaaatattatcattCTGATAACCATAGAGTTATTAATGTGAAAAACATAtgcatttcaaatatattatattctaaacttttaaaaaaacatataaaaccTAGTATGTCTACTCCTTACCTTATTAATTCTAAATTGAAATGGTGTGCGATAGGATGACATATTCTT
This genomic interval from Primulina eburnea isolate SZY01 chromosome 16, ASM2296580v1, whole genome shotgun sequence contains the following:
- the LOC140817233 gene encoding uncharacterized protein; translation: MASILSHPPKIGVLYHVKSHIKFPVARTHFSSLPIENVYIKSESLLSCRALPLLGSSRITVTRASASDFLETIENDESPRGAAEKPVKFLLWVLLWASVSIGLYAFSGNAKASAPADSIRASGFGVKVANTLRASGWPDEAVVFALATLPVIELRGAIPVGYWLQLKPVVLTVLSVLGNMVPVPFIILYLKKVAAFLTGKNQTASRFIDMLFKRAKEKAGPVKEFQWLGLMLFVAVPFPGTGAWTGAFIASILDMPFWSGVSANFVGVVLAGLLVNLLVNLGLRYAIVTGIILFIISTFMWSILRSLKKSLSVD